In the Lujinxingia vulgaris genome, one interval contains:
- the rpsR gene encoding 30S ribosomal protein S18 encodes MSKYGKINWRRRRKIDPFEQNPSWRLDYKNAELLKLFVTTTGKILPRRITGVNAVNQRRLRRAILRARQIALLPYTTHKS; translated from the coding sequence ATGTCCAAGTACGGAAAGATCAACTGGCGCCGCCGTCGCAAGATCGACCCCTTTGAGCAGAACCCCTCCTGGCGTCTGGACTACAAGAACGCCGAGCTGCTCAAGCTTTTTGTGACGACCACCGGCAAGATTCTGCCGCGTCGCATCACCGGCGTGAACGCCGTGAACCAGCGCCGCCTGCGCCGCGCCATCCTGCGCGCTCGCCAGATCGCGCTGCTGCCCTACACCACGCACAAGTCGTAA
- the rpmG gene encoding 50S ribosomal protein L33, producing the protein MREKIRLVSSAGTGYFYTTTKNKRNTPDKLRIKKFDPKVRKYVEFVEAKIK; encoded by the coding sequence ATGCGAGAGAAAATCCGACTCGTTTCGTCCGCCGGCACCGGCTACTTCTACACCACGACCAAAAACAAGCGGAACACCCCCGACAAGCTTCGCATCAAGAAGTTTGATCCGAAGGTCCGCAAGTACGTCGAGTTCGTGGAAGCCAAGATCAAATAA
- a CDS encoding YncE family protein, which yields MNDRMKVRLLIAAAGCALGMTGCGEPYEEPLPPRDALYYPIGLEMHPAGRFLYVTNSNFDLKFNEEMGGTVSVIDTTTNTILADASPYVPSFAGHIELNEDGTRAYVTSRQESEVTVLEVASEGQALFCEVDGESQRDTRSCLVRRVPDVRDGAEIPLDPFGLSVGRVTREIAGEEVDFDLVHLSHLQGNQVTSLSFPDGEIAGASMRSAALLEGGNQTRIRPGTQDVYVAGRFTNVVAIFQPYVNEEGTVEAIVRRGTVELSRAVTQVDARGLAFNAAGDRLYVAARRPGALFVVGIDESEGLRHEIINTIPLEPGASGVVVHQGADGVERVYVPSYRNGIIQVVDPQLGAVVDIIEVGRSPYDMVIDPAPVHCGAPGERCQAYVSLFDQRGDVAGARCKDDEKSCGTIAIIDLDPASETFHQVIEHIQ from the coding sequence ATGAATGACCGAATGAAGGTGCGGCTGCTGATCGCGGCCGCCGGCTGCGCGCTGGGAATGACAGGATGTGGGGAGCCCTACGAAGAGCCCCTGCCGCCTCGCGACGCGCTCTATTACCCGATCGGGCTGGAGATGCACCCGGCGGGGCGCTTTTTGTATGTGACCAACAGCAACTTCGATTTGAAGTTTAACGAGGAGATGGGGGGCACGGTCTCGGTGATCGATACGACGACCAACACGATCCTGGCCGACGCCTCGCCATATGTTCCCTCCTTTGCCGGTCATATCGAGCTCAATGAAGACGGCACGCGCGCATATGTGACCAGCCGTCAGGAGAGCGAGGTGACCGTGCTTGAGGTCGCCTCCGAGGGGCAGGCGCTCTTCTGCGAGGTCGACGGGGAGTCTCAGCGAGATACCCGCAGCTGCCTTGTGCGCCGGGTGCCCGATGTGCGCGACGGGGCGGAGATTCCCCTCGATCCCTTCGGCCTCTCGGTGGGCCGGGTAACCCGGGAGATCGCCGGCGAGGAGGTGGACTTTGATCTGGTGCACCTCTCGCACCTTCAGGGTAATCAGGTGACCTCGCTGAGTTTCCCCGATGGGGAGATCGCGGGGGCGTCGATGCGCAGCGCCGCGCTGCTTGAGGGCGGCAACCAGACGCGCATTCGCCCCGGCACCCAGGATGTGTACGTGGCGGGTCGCTTCACCAATGTGGTGGCGATCTTCCAGCCTTACGTCAACGAAGAGGGCACGGTGGAGGCCATCGTGCGCCGCGGCACCGTGGAGCTCTCTCGCGCGGTGACGCAGGTCGATGCGCGCGGGCTAGCGTTTAATGCTGCCGGCGATCGCCTCTATGTGGCCGCGCGCCGCCCCGGCGCGCTCTTTGTGGTCGGCATCGATGAGAGCGAGGGGCTTCGTCACGAGATCATCAACACCATTCCGCTGGAGCCCGGGGCTTCCGGAGTGGTCGTGCATCAGGGCGCCGACGGGGTGGAGCGGGTCTATGTCCCCTCGTATCGAAACGGCATCATTCAGGTCGTCGATCCGCAGCTTGGCGCGGTGGTCGATATCATTGAGGTCGGTCGCAGCCCTTACGATATGGTGATCGATCCGGCCCCGGTCCATTGCGGCGCTCCCGGGGAGCGTTGCCAGGCCTACGTCTCGCTCTTTGACCAGCGTGGAGACGTGGCCGGCGCACGCTGCAAAGACGACGAGAAGAGCTGCGGGACGATCGCGATTATCGATCTCGATCCGGCCAGTGAGACCTTTCATCAGGTCATCGAACATATTCAATAA
- a CDS encoding YncE family protein — protein sequence MSNARTIATFCGLGLLTLATAGCEEQVRQAPSGLNAPVAIEAVRGEVCLPGLDSEDFSIAPGALPRCADVERPRGFGLVVNTVSERLGVVDLTASIPRLVNLDTRIPGITQIKVGPRPIDVAASPDGTAALVANQGDNTLSAVDLWTMRTLPEAVELPGSPVAIETFENASSAGIAALLAAPNTLWVGPSLGCERPEGNIDRRGYTPENCTWAEGEAVELALPGQPTDLALDAEAGMAAIVYGDLADLSLVALSDEALGEATCLEGESAPCEVARIDWAGERGTLFGATEVAFDPSGAFIYVLEQAESQVVVIDRARGELIDARLASEPTTVGASDIPGIALVRQARTMAPVLERRVLVDGPTALVVHRHGLMVASDNGSLYRVDVLDVECAFEAPEGLLSDEAFASNTELRDAHPEARCLTLPALPLASLEESIDTSDEALLNRRVIEDEDRTLAITPIFALRDAAAAQGRLVGRATCEQPDELRQAMSQAAAGTATALGCGSPLIDQPVAPDVDEELRNFIDAPRAELMQLARAQLQVEGDEVQAEINRQVYDVRLRNESWTLTFEGALPGVGSQERGIIATEGAGKFLSGGVDYCAAGVEVGDRLRILSEPAEGGGCADFQGSETFLTYEITEIGATTLTISPIDEEGFAAMLPTRECFDTGLRYEVRPQEQWIATGTQSGFASVWERDGESCVLKEDALNGRIQGRVAAGEVWEGPYLALRIREGEVGAREGLSYTFRVDRAFAVDGASLGTALPSELVVIDDIGAGRQIALVDAGTSTVYIAPLDNILTGGDFVR from the coding sequence ATGAGCAACGCCAGGACGATCGCGACTTTTTGCGGGTTGGGACTTCTCACGCTGGCCACCGCCGGCTGCGAAGAGCAGGTGCGCCAGGCTCCCAGTGGGCTCAACGCCCCGGTGGCCATCGAGGCGGTGCGTGGCGAGGTGTGTCTGCCCGGGCTCGACTCCGAGGACTTCTCCATTGCGCCCGGGGCGCTGCCGCGCTGCGCCGATGTGGAGCGCCCCCGCGGTTTCGGGCTGGTGGTCAACACCGTCTCCGAGCGCCTGGGCGTGGTCGACCTGACGGCGTCGATCCCGCGTCTGGTCAACCTGGACACCCGCATCCCGGGCATCACCCAGATCAAGGTGGGACCGCGCCCCATTGATGTGGCGGCCAGCCCCGATGGCACCGCCGCGCTGGTGGCCAACCAGGGCGATAACACCCTGAGCGCCGTCGATCTCTGGACGATGCGCACGCTCCCCGAAGCCGTGGAACTTCCCGGCTCGCCGGTGGCCATTGAGACATTTGAGAACGCGTCGAGTGCCGGGATCGCCGCATTGCTGGCCGCTCCCAACACCCTCTGGGTGGGACCCTCGCTGGGTTGCGAGCGGCCCGAGGGCAACATCGACCGCCGCGGCTACACCCCGGAGAACTGCACCTGGGCGGAGGGTGAGGCCGTGGAGCTTGCGCTCCCGGGTCAGCCCACCGATCTGGCGCTCGACGCCGAGGCCGGGATGGCCGCGATCGTCTACGGCGACCTCGCCGATCTCTCACTCGTCGCGCTCAGCGATGAGGCCCTTGGCGAGGCCACCTGCCTGGAGGGGGAGTCCGCCCCCTGTGAAGTCGCCCGCATCGACTGGGCTGGCGAGCGTGGCACCCTCTTTGGCGCCACCGAGGTCGCTTTTGATCCGAGCGGCGCGTTTATTTACGTGCTCGAGCAGGCCGAGAGCCAGGTCGTGGTCATCGACCGGGCGCGCGGCGAGCTCATTGATGCGCGTCTGGCCAGCGAGCCCACGACAGTGGGGGCGTCGGATATCCCGGGTATCGCGCTTGTGCGTCAGGCCCGCACGATGGCGCCTGTGCTTGAGCGCCGCGTGTTGGTCGATGGCCCCACCGCGCTTGTGGTGCATCGCCACGGCCTGATGGTCGCCTCCGACAATGGCAGCCTCTACCGCGTGGATGTGCTCGACGTGGAGTGCGCCTTTGAGGCGCCCGAGGGTCTGCTCAGCGACGAGGCGTTTGCCTCCAACACCGAGCTCCGAGACGCCCACCCGGAGGCTCGCTGCCTCACGCTTCCGGCCCTGCCTCTGGCCTCGCTCGAAGAGAGCATCGACACCTCTGACGAAGCCCTCCTTAATCGCCGTGTCATTGAGGATGAGGATCGCACCCTGGCCATCACCCCGATCTTCGCGCTGCGGGATGCCGCCGCGGCCCAGGGGCGCCTGGTCGGCCGTGCCACCTGCGAGCAGCCCGATGAGCTTCGCCAGGCCATGAGCCAGGCCGCCGCCGGCACAGCTACCGCGCTGGGCTGCGGCTCCCCGCTCATCGATCAGCCCGTGGCCCCCGACGTCGACGAGGAGCTGCGCAACTTCATCGACGCTCCGCGCGCCGAGCTGATGCAGCTGGCCCGCGCCCAGCTTCAGGTCGAGGGCGACGAGGTTCAGGCCGAGATCAACCGCCAGGTCTATGACGTGCGCCTGCGCAACGAGAGCTGGACGCTCACCTTTGAGGGTGCGCTCCCCGGCGTGGGAAGCCAGGAGCGCGGCATTATCGCCACCGAGGGCGCCGGCAAGTTTCTCTCCGGCGGCGTCGACTACTGCGCGGCCGGCGTGGAGGTGGGCGATCGCCTGCGCATCCTCTCCGAGCCGGCCGAGGGTGGGGGCTGCGCCGATTTCCAGGGCAGTGAGACCTTTTTGACCTACGAGATCACCGAGATCGGCGCGACAACGCTCACGATCAGCCCCATCGACGAGGAGGGGTTTGCGGCGATGCTCCCCACCCGCGAGTGCTTTGATACGGGGCTTCGCTACGAGGTGCGTCCTCAGGAGCAGTGGATCGCCACGGGCACCCAGAGCGGGTTCGCCTCGGTGTGGGAGCGCGACGGTGAGTCCTGCGTGCTCAAAGAAGACGCGCTCAACGGCCGCATTCAGGGCCGCGTGGCCGCTGGCGAGGTCTGGGAAGGGCCGTATCTGGCGCTGCGCATCCGCGAGGGTGAGGTCGGCGCGCGCGAGGGCTTGAGCTACACCTTCCGCGTGGACCGGGCCTTTGCCGTCGACGGCGCCTCGCTGGGCACGGCGCTCCCCTCGGAGCTTGTGGTGATTGACGACATCGGCGCCGGCCGCCAGATCGCGCTCGTCGACGCCGGCACCAGTACCGTGTACATCGCGCCGCTCGACAACATCCTCACCGGCGGCGACTTCGTGCGCTGA
- a CDS encoding tetratricopeptide repeat protein translates to MSHQPLPRTLLALLLCTAVSACEPSEPVKSPPVTVPGAPKPDAKTPPAAAADEAAEASEDAVESGEESPTRAPAALPPGTPEQQEALMQAKMAFLQNRLVEAEDQFKAIAESEPVTGDTVSAAIALGQIYSETGRRQRALDLYNDLRARVSDLPEVLLVLARTMAELDRPEDAIATYEEALKAQPDYIFLLTELAELHIQQGNQEKAGELLYTYEQRVHTLANRLEDHTTAPEDRLYLVDVFSFVDDDRGYRALIEALNDPHPQVRRAAAITVGELQLDEARNILQRVAIEDEATEVRLAARAALQVMQEQR, encoded by the coding sequence ATGAGCCATCAACCTCTCCCCCGCACCCTGCTGGCGCTGCTGCTCTGCACAGCCGTCAGCGCGTGTGAGCCCTCCGAGCCCGTCAAAAGCCCGCCGGTGACCGTGCCCGGCGCCCCCAAACCGGACGCCAAAACGCCGCCTGCCGCAGCCGCAGACGAAGCCGCCGAGGCGTCCGAAGACGCGGTGGAGAGCGGCGAAGAAAGCCCCACACGCGCCCCCGCAGCGCTTCCGCCCGGCACGCCCGAGCAGCAGGAAGCGCTGATGCAGGCGAAGATGGCGTTTTTGCAAAACCGCCTGGTTGAAGCCGAAGATCAATTCAAAGCGATCGCCGAGTCGGAGCCCGTCACCGGCGACACCGTCTCAGCGGCGATCGCGCTGGGGCAGATCTACAGCGAGACCGGCCGCCGCCAGCGCGCGCTGGATCTCTACAACGATCTTCGCGCGCGGGTCAGCGATCTTCCCGAGGTGCTGCTCGTCCTGGCCCGCACCATGGCCGAGCTCGACCGCCCCGAAGACGCCATCGCCACCTACGAAGAGGCGCTCAAGGCCCAGCCCGACTATATCTTCTTGCTCACGGAGCTTGCCGAGCTGCACATCCAGCAGGGCAACCAGGAGAAGGCCGGCGAGCTGCTCTACACCTACGAGCAGCGGGTGCACACGCTGGCCAACCGTCTCGAAGATCACACCACCGCCCCCGAAGATCGCCTCTACCTGGTCGACGTCTTCTCGTTTGTGGATGACGATCGCGGCTACCGCGCGCTGATCGAGGCGCTCAACGATCCTCACCCTCAGGTGCGTCGCGCCGCGGCGATCACCGTGGGTGAGCTGCAGCTCGATGAGGCGCGCAACATCCTGCAGCGCGTCGCCATTGAGGATGAGGCCACCGAGGTTCGGCTGGCCGCCCGCGCCGCCCTGCAGGTGATGCAGGAGCAGCGCTGA
- a CDS encoding GAF domain-containing protein gives MSEKSLKTPQRARRVRQITGALAAIPTAAPDAPEILRDPGQLTELSLRLLSEGEKIELLLAFRRQLQKQQRRYSSLLQISSSLGATLDREEFLEITLEQLTELMRAERSTLYLIDQSTGRLYGKIAQGSQTQIVLDPGQGIAGWVAQIGQSINIRDAYDDPRFHSDVDSRTGFQTRSMLCQPIRNMEGEIIAVVQVLNSAGGNFSEDDENLLSAIGGQISIALENSELYHSLVEKNAQLLTTKERLEHKFAELDLLYNIQSKLSHHSDLESLVQTITQETLELVNGKACALTLREEGYHRVHVLIDRSEDQSRKWDFYTRAVTDENTIGQAVIASGQPFVCHSQACQHLPGPTSEASGLNVENIIAVPLFDDEVCIGALEVFNLILPQQECLGFTDDDVKIITLIASQIAGTVASRRHREAQEKEHRLASIGQMISGILHDFKTPFSVISGYVQLMADTDEAEERQEYAGRVKHQIQQLNQMTRELLKFARGDSRMLLRKIFVNAFMDETRELLDAELRDRNIELEIDLKYRGEVRIDVVKVKRAILNLARNAADAMPEGGRFTIGVDRKDDQVIWRFSDTGQGIPPEIRDHLFESFVTQGKQDGTGLGLAVVKKIVSDHGGTITFESSPGQGTTFEIRTPIHPPEEPS, from the coding sequence ATGTCTGAGAAGTCGCTAAAGACCCCGCAACGCGCCCGGCGCGTGCGCCAGATCACCGGAGCGCTGGCTGCGATCCCCACCGCGGCCCCCGACGCCCCCGAGATCCTGCGCGACCCCGGCCAGCTCACCGAGCTGAGTCTGCGCCTGCTCAGCGAGGGCGAGAAGATCGAGCTCTTGCTGGCCTTCCGCCGCCAGCTTCAGAAGCAGCAGCGCCGCTACAGCTCACTCTTGCAGATCAGCAGCTCGCTGGGCGCCACCCTCGATCGCGAAGAGTTTCTGGAGATCACCCTGGAGCAGCTCACCGAGCTGATGCGTGCGGAGCGCTCCACTCTCTACCTCATCGACCAGAGCACCGGACGGCTCTACGGCAAGATCGCCCAGGGCTCCCAGACCCAGATCGTACTCGACCCCGGCCAGGGCATCGCCGGCTGGGTGGCCCAGATCGGGCAGAGCATCAACATCCGCGACGCCTACGACGATCCCCGCTTTCACTCCGACGTCGACTCGCGCACCGGCTTTCAGACCCGCTCGATGCTCTGCCAGCCCATCCGCAACATGGAGGGAGAGATCATCGCCGTGGTCCAGGTGCTCAACAGCGCCGGCGGCAACTTCTCCGAAGACGATGAGAACCTCTTAAGCGCTATCGGCGGCCAGATCTCCATCGCGCTGGAGAACAGCGAGCTCTACCACTCCCTCGTCGAAAAAAACGCCCAGCTCCTCACCACCAAGGAGCGCCTGGAGCATAAGTTCGCCGAGCTCGATCTGCTCTACAACATCCAGAGCAAGCTCAGCCATCACAGCGATCTGGAGAGCCTGGTGCAGACCATCACCCAGGAGACCCTGGAGCTGGTCAACGGTAAGGCCTGTGCGCTCACCCTGCGCGAGGAGGGCTACCACCGGGTGCACGTGCTCATCGATCGCAGCGAAGATCAGTCGCGAAAGTGGGACTTCTACACCCGCGCGGTCACCGACGAGAACACCATCGGCCAGGCGGTCATCGCCAGCGGTCAGCCCTTTGTCTGCCACAGCCAGGCCTGCCAGCACCTGCCCGGCCCCACCAGCGAGGCCAGCGGGCTGAATGTGGAGAACATCATCGCCGTGCCCCTCTTCGACGATGAGGTCTGCATCGGGGCGCTGGAGGTCTTTAACCTGATCTTACCCCAGCAGGAGTGCCTGGGCTTTACCGACGATGACGTCAAAATCATCACGCTGATCGCCTCCCAGATCGCCGGCACCGTGGCGTCACGTCGCCACCGTGAGGCCCAGGAGAAAGAGCATCGCCTGGCGAGCATCGGGCAGATGATCTCAGGCATCCTCCACGACTTTAAGACCCCCTTCTCGGTGATCAGCGGCTACGTGCAGCTGATGGCCGACACCGATGAGGCCGAAGAACGCCAGGAGTACGCCGGCCGGGTCAAACATCAGATCCAGCAGCTCAACCAGATGACGCGCGAGCTCTTAAAGTTTGCCCGCGGCGACTCCCGGATGCTGCTCAGAAAGATCTTTGTGAACGCCTTTATGGACGAGACCCGCGAGCTGCTCGACGCCGAACTTCGCGATCGCAACATCGAGCTGGAGATCGATCTGAAGTACCGCGGGGAGGTGCGCATCGACGTGGTCAAGGTCAAGCGCGCCATTCTCAACCTGGCCCGAAACGCCGCCGACGCCATGCCCGAGGGCGGCCGCTTCACCATCGGGGTGGACCGCAAAGACGACCAGGTGATCTGGCGCTTTAGCGACACCGGCCAGGGCATCCCGCCGGAGATCCGCGACCACCTCTTTGAGTCCTTTGTCACCCAGGGCAAGCAAGACGGCACGGGCCTTGGCCTGGCCGTGGTCAAAAAGATCGTCTCCGACCACGGCGGCACCATCACCTTTGAGAGCAGCCCCGGCCAGGGCACGACCTTTGAGATCCGCACCCCGATCCATCCCCCGGAAGAGCCGAGTTGA
- the rpmB gene encoding 50S ribosomal protein L28 — protein MARKCKLTGKKPLVGNRVSHANNKTKMRQLPNLQQKRIYIPEEDRWVRVRLSARALRTVTKKGLLPFLKSEGLTLKDVTA, from the coding sequence ATGGCTCGCAAATGCAAACTGACCGGCAAGAAGCCGCTCGTCGGTAACCGCGTCTCCCACGCGAACAACAAGACCAAGATGCGCCAGCTGCCCAACCTGCAGCAGAAGCGTATTTACATCCCCGAAGAAGATCGCTGGGTCCGCGTGCGCCTCTCGGCCCGCGCGCTTCGCACGGTCACCAAGAAGGGCCTGCTTCCCTTCCTGAAGTCCGAAGGCCTCACGCTTAAAGACGTGACCGCCTGA
- a CDS encoding FHA domain-containing protein — MSDQKLSSKLQDEQAETADEERAEGLSFKLGGRIRAPRSSGLDLPTYQPEDDEAVAAVAKRFRSGAALRGAALKDAPTLDSDEASADVDAGFLLDALEASAEPVTLAPLEDLGEVSITGRDPGQTSDNLPMVDVEPLEESRRPVVCPSCHAENPASMKFCVECGGALAAPQKPGTHKVSLRGRGAGAPALVEKRREAPPASEAAHQKNPWPIQLISINEDGSDGSAIALEFLETAVGREGDQRFPTDAFLSPRHARFHVVDGKLFIEDLYSLNGTFIKLRDETKLTAGDTILMGRQVLRFERFEQSITPKTKSSDGTRYMGSPAPGGTFKILQIGIGGVIQNVYCLPEAGAVLGREKGDIVFPHDKFMSGRHAQIYAGEDNHCYLVDLNSSNGTWIKIWEKTRLRHRDYIFMGQQLFRVHQEQQS; from the coding sequence GTGAGCGACCAGAAGTTGTCGTCGAAGTTGCAAGACGAACAGGCAGAGACGGCAGACGAGGAGCGCGCAGAGGGGCTGTCCTTTAAGCTGGGCGGACGCATTCGCGCGCCGCGCTCCAGCGGCCTCGATCTCCCCACGTACCAGCCCGAAGATGATGAGGCGGTCGCCGCGGTGGCCAAGCGTTTTCGCAGCGGCGCCGCTCTGCGCGGCGCGGCGCTCAAAGACGCGCCCACCCTCGACAGCGACGAGGCCTCGGCCGATGTCGACGCCGGTTTTCTGCTCGACGCGCTCGAAGCAAGCGCCGAGCCGGTGACCCTGGCGCCGCTCGAAGATCTCGGTGAAGTCTCGATCACGGGACGCGATCCAGGTCAGACCAGCGATAACCTGCCGATGGTCGATGTGGAGCCGCTCGAAGAGAGCCGGCGTCCGGTGGTCTGCCCCTCCTGCCATGCGGAAAACCCGGCCTCGATGAAGTTCTGCGTGGAGTGCGGCGGCGCGCTGGCCGCGCCCCAGAAGCCCGGTACCCATAAGGTGAGCCTGCGCGGCCGCGGCGCCGGAGCCCCGGCCCTGGTGGAGAAGCGTCGCGAGGCCCCGCCGGCCTCCGAGGCCGCCCACCAGAAGAACCCCTGGCCGATCCAGCTCATCTCGATCAATGAAGACGGCAGTGACGGCAGCGCCATCGCCCTGGAGTTCTTAGAGACGGCGGTGGGGCGAGAGGGCGATCAGCGTTTTCCGACCGACGCGTTCTTGAGCCCGCGTCATGCGCGCTTTCACGTGGTCGATGGCAAGCTCTTCATCGAAGATCTCTACAGCCTCAACGGCACCTTCATCAAACTTCGCGATGAGACCAAACTCACCGCCGGCGACACGATCTTGATGGGGCGGCAGGTGCTGCGTTTTGAGCGCTTTGAGCAGTCGATCACCCCCAAGACCAAGAGCAGCGACGGCACCCGCTACATGGGCAGCCCCGCTCCCGGGGGCACCTTCAAGATCCTGCAGATAGGCATCGGCGGTGTGATTCAGAACGTGTACTGCCTTCCCGAAGCCGGCGCGGTGCTGGGGCGAGAGAAGGGCGATATTGTGTTCCCCCACGATAAGTTCATGAGCGGTCGTCACGCCCAGATCTACGCCGGGGAGGATAACCACTGCTACCTGGTCGATCTGAACTCGTCGAACGGCACCTGGATCAAGATCTGGGAGAAGACGCGCCTGCGTCATCGCGACTACATCTTTATGGGTCAGCAGCTCTTCCGCGTGCATCAGGAGCAGCAGAGCTGA
- a CDS encoding HU family DNA-binding protein, translating to MTKSELIEMVSQRIDLPKNHAEEIVNAVFDAMSDALMDDERIEVRGFGSFSIRNYRARKGRNPRTGDEVQVAAKKSVHFKVGKELRERVDTLEGA from the coding sequence ATGACGAAGTCAGAACTCATTGAGATGGTCTCGCAACGCATCGATCTTCCCAAAAACCACGCTGAAGAGATCGTCAACGCGGTCTTTGACGCGATGAGCGACGCGCTGATGGACGACGAGCGCATTGAGGTACGCGGGTTTGGGAGCTTCTCGATCCGCAACTACCGCGCGCGCAAAGGGCGCAACCCGCGCACCGGCGATGAGGTGCAGGTGGCGGCCAAGAAGTCGGTGCACTTCAAGGTGGGCAAAGAGCTGCGCGAGCGCGTCGATACGCTTGAAGGCGCCTGA
- a CDS encoding radical SAM protein, whose product MPCTFVRLSRCNLRCTWCDTTYSFKGGERTEIDDIISRLDAIGCKVVEITGGEPLLQRPVHTLMSRLCDLGYTVLIETSGSLDIAPIDERVHIIMDLKAPGSGEVDKNLFANIEHLKPTDEVKFVLLNREDFDWAIATIEEHQLLDRAQIIFSPVHGELSGHELANWILESGKSIRLGLQIHKFLDVE is encoded by the coding sequence ATGCCGTGCACCTTTGTGCGCCTCTCGCGCTGCAACCTGCGCTGCACCTGGTGCGACACCACCTACTCCTTCAAAGGTGGCGAGCGCACCGAGATCGACGACATCATCAGCCGCCTCGATGCGATCGGCTGCAAAGTCGTCGAGATCACCGGTGGCGAGCCCCTGCTCCAGCGCCCGGTGCACACCCTGATGAGCCGGCTGTGCGACCTGGGCTACACCGTCCTCATTGAGACCTCCGGCTCGCTCGACATCGCCCCCATCGACGAGCGCGTGCACATCATCATGGATCTCAAGGCGCCGGGCAGTGGCGAGGTCGACAAAAACCTCTTTGCCAACATCGAACACCTCAAGCCCACCGATGAGGTGAAGTTCGTGCTGCTCAACCGCGAAGACTTCGACTGGGCCATCGCCACCATTGAGGAGCATCAGCTCCTCGATCGCGCCCAGATCATCTTCTCGCCAGTCCACGGAGAGCTCTCCGGCCACGAGCTGGCCAACTGGATTTTGGAGAGCGGCAAGTCGATCCGCCTGGGCCTGCAGATCCACAAGTTCCTCGACGTCGAATAA